A window of Corallococcus macrosporus DSM 14697 contains these coding sequences:
- a CDS encoding aminotransferase class I/II-fold pyridoxal phosphate-dependent enzyme translates to MSDVFDKCRNWKDYRIAKATGLYPYFRAIEASHGATEVEIEGKRVIMVGSNNYLGLSADPRVKEVAIKATEKFGTTSSGSRLLNGTLALHEELEARLAKFLNRESAIVISTGFQTNLALASILGRHDIVFSDRQNHASLVDGIRLSFATERKFRHNDMDHLEQLLSQADPDAGKIIVTDGVFSMEGDICNLPRIVALAKHYNARVMTDDAHAMGVLGARGRGTSEYFDLEKETDLVMGTFSKSFASLGGVLAGPFEVINYIRHKARSVIFSASMTPGSIAAALKALEIIEAEPERRARLLDIAEKMHNGFRAMGFDTGVSVTPVVPVHIGDQVKCFRFWRALHEAGVFANPVIPPAVEPGHALIRTSYMATHTDAQLDRVLDTFESIGRKLGVIPETRPTVYEPVQIARPGTRILSNRASEKWAAGSNGLLADQGGLTLDQLSRMSSREVAGRLFDAVEQLTWRAANLQPEDLRKLGSAPMKLWEKRGELPGMLLEKGAHFFMRNGAHSDRN, encoded by the coding sequence ATGAGCGACGTCTTCGACAAGTGCCGTAATTGGAAGGACTACCGCATCGCGAAGGCCACGGGCCTGTACCCGTACTTCCGGGCCATCGAAGCGTCGCACGGCGCCACCGAGGTGGAGATCGAAGGCAAGCGCGTCATCATGGTCGGGTCCAACAACTACCTGGGCCTGTCCGCGGATCCGCGGGTGAAGGAAGTGGCCATCAAGGCCACGGAGAAGTTCGGCACCACCAGCTCCGGCTCGCGCCTGCTCAACGGCACGCTGGCGCTGCACGAGGAGCTGGAGGCGCGGCTGGCGAAGTTCCTCAACCGCGAGTCCGCCATCGTCATCTCCACGGGCTTCCAGACGAACCTGGCGCTGGCGTCCATCCTGGGCCGGCACGACATCGTCTTCAGCGACCGGCAGAACCACGCGTCGCTGGTGGACGGCATCCGCCTGTCCTTCGCCACCGAGCGCAAGTTCCGCCACAACGACATGGACCACCTGGAGCAGCTCCTGTCCCAGGCGGACCCGGACGCGGGGAAGATCATCGTCACCGACGGCGTCTTCTCCATGGAAGGTGACATCTGCAACCTGCCCCGCATCGTGGCGCTGGCGAAGCACTACAACGCGCGGGTGATGACGGATGACGCGCACGCCATGGGCGTGCTGGGCGCGCGGGGCCGGGGCACCTCGGAGTACTTCGACCTGGAGAAGGAGACGGACCTCGTCATGGGGACCTTCTCCAAGAGCTTCGCGTCGCTGGGCGGCGTGCTGGCCGGTCCCTTCGAGGTCATCAACTACATCCGCCACAAGGCGCGCTCGGTCATCTTCTCCGCGTCCATGACGCCGGGCTCCATCGCCGCGGCGCTCAAGGCCCTGGAGATCATCGAAGCGGAGCCGGAGCGCCGCGCCCGGCTGCTGGACATCGCGGAGAAGATGCACAACGGCTTCCGCGCCATGGGCTTCGACACCGGCGTGTCGGTGACGCCGGTGGTGCCGGTGCACATCGGTGACCAGGTGAAGTGCTTCCGCTTCTGGCGCGCGCTGCACGAGGCCGGCGTCTTCGCCAACCCGGTGATTCCGCCGGCGGTGGAGCCGGGCCACGCGCTCATCCGCACCTCGTACATGGCCACGCACACCGACGCGCAGTTGGACCGCGTGCTGGACACCTTCGAGTCCATTGGCCGGAAGCTCGGCGTGATTCCGGAGACGCGCCCCACCGTGTACGAGCCGGTGCAGATCGCCCGGCCCGGCACCCGCATCCTCTCCAACCGCGCGAGCGAGAAGTGGGCCGCGGGCTCGAACGGCCTGCTGGCGGACCAGGGCGGCCTCACCCTGGACCAGCTCTCACGCATGTCCTCGCGCGAGGTGGCCGGCCGCCTGTTCGACGCGGTGGAGCAGCTCACCTGGCGCGCGGCCAACCTCCAGCCGGAGGACCTGCGCAAGCTGGGCTCGGCGCCCATGAAGCTGTGGGAGAAGCGCGGCGAGCTCCCGGGCATGCTGCTGGAGAAGGGCGCCCACTTCTTCATGCGCAACGG
- a CDS encoding efflux RND transporter permease subunit: MARSQRWFEGFIAAAVARPWRVLWVFALLTLGGMSLASRLEFRGSFVELLPQGSPEVRDLTRVSEKAGGDGYLVLVAKGDTPQRLEAYAAELQTQLEAMPEVRYVEHRYDVDFFRQNALLLLPIEQLAALRQDVTARVRYERQRANPFFFDLGGTPEPPDFEAIAKKYAPGAPMRETLASADGTEVYLMLKPAGTAGDLAFARGFVEQVMGTGRALAAARYPRVTLQATGNFQGRIEEDAVMRGDLSRAGLLSALIAVGLILLATRRVAALAVVGLPVMVGVVLTFAAAQLLIGHLNIVTGFLVAILIGLGIEYGVHLCMRYWEERRARPAREAIATAVRGTFGGALTSAVTNAAAFFVLLLAQFQAFNQFGLLAGLGVLLAVLATYAMGPSLLAIAERLRPARVDPAPAADGHVAPQARAPERAWRRWPTGVIVAIALSVVGFAAFSVAVAPQLGFETDMRKLKGESPASRLDDRVTEQLGQPLNPAIFLVDDVAQAAQVEAVIAEVKQRNGAASAFLDSASLNDLLPSDVEKREVELAALREAFQGLEELPAELREDARLQAFQRMLEAKPYGLDALPVEVRRRFEATDGKGTFLLLFPSVSNSDTEELRRWATQIDQVVEAVEARGIDLAVLDSNRIAARIFALVSADGPLILWSAAAVVFVVILISLRSFKRALLVTGPLFLGMTCLAGGMYLFDVQLNFINAVVLPNLLAIAVDNSVHLFHRYEEEGPGSLGKVVRHTGLAAVVATLSNAAGYGALLVANHQGLRSIGQIALLGVMCTFLGTTVFFPALLALLERWKGGKDAGAGEGAVVQSLELGDSGARAAPPGERKSA, from the coding sequence TTGGCCAGGTCTCAACGGTGGTTCGAAGGCTTCATCGCGGCGGCGGTCGCTCGCCCGTGGCGGGTGCTGTGGGTGTTCGCACTGCTCACGCTCGGCGGTATGTCGCTGGCGTCGCGGCTGGAGTTCCGCGGGTCGTTCGTGGAGCTGCTACCGCAGGGCTCCCCGGAAGTGAGGGACCTGACACGGGTGTCAGAGAAGGCGGGCGGGGACGGCTACCTGGTCCTGGTCGCAAAGGGAGACACGCCCCAGCGCCTGGAGGCATACGCGGCCGAATTGCAGACGCAATTGGAAGCGATGCCCGAGGTCCGCTACGTCGAGCACCGCTATGACGTGGACTTCTTCCGTCAAAATGCGTTGCTGTTATTGCCCATCGAGCAGCTCGCCGCGCTGCGCCAGGACGTGACGGCGCGCGTGCGCTACGAGCGGCAGCGGGCCAACCCCTTCTTCTTTGATTTGGGGGGCACGCCGGAGCCGCCGGACTTCGAGGCCATCGCGAAGAAGTACGCGCCCGGCGCGCCCATGCGCGAGACGCTGGCCAGCGCGGACGGCACCGAGGTCTACTTGATGCTCAAGCCGGCCGGGACGGCGGGAGACCTGGCGTTCGCGCGCGGCTTCGTGGAGCAGGTGATGGGCACCGGGCGCGCGCTGGCGGCGGCGCGGTATCCCCGCGTGACGCTCCAGGCCACGGGCAACTTCCAGGGCCGCATCGAAGAGGACGCGGTGATGCGCGGCGACCTGTCGCGCGCGGGCCTGCTGTCGGCACTCATCGCCGTGGGGCTCATCCTGCTGGCGACCCGGCGCGTCGCGGCGCTGGCCGTGGTGGGCCTCCCCGTCATGGTGGGCGTGGTGCTGACGTTCGCCGCGGCGCAGCTCCTCATCGGCCACCTCAACATCGTGACGGGCTTCCTCGTCGCCATCCTGATTGGCCTGGGCATCGAGTACGGCGTGCACCTGTGCATGCGGTACTGGGAGGAGCGCCGCGCGCGCCCGGCCCGCGAGGCCATCGCCACGGCGGTGCGCGGCACCTTCGGCGGCGCGCTGACGTCCGCGGTGACGAACGCCGCGGCCTTCTTCGTGCTGCTGCTGGCGCAGTTCCAGGCCTTCAACCAGTTCGGCCTGCTGGCCGGCCTGGGCGTGCTGCTGGCCGTGCTGGCGACGTACGCGATGGGCCCCTCGCTGCTCGCCATCGCGGAGCGACTGCGGCCGGCGCGCGTGGACCCCGCGCCCGCGGCGGATGGCCACGTTGCGCCCCAGGCCCGCGCGCCTGAGCGGGCGTGGCGGCGCTGGCCCACGGGCGTCATCGTCGCCATCGCCCTGTCGGTGGTGGGCTTCGCCGCGTTCTCCGTCGCCGTGGCGCCCCAGTTGGGCTTCGAGACGGACATGCGCAAGCTCAAGGGCGAGTCCCCGGCCTCGCGCCTGGATGACCGCGTCACCGAGCAGCTCGGCCAGCCGCTCAACCCGGCCATCTTCCTGGTGGACGACGTGGCGCAGGCGGCGCAGGTAGAGGCCGTCATCGCCGAGGTGAAGCAGCGCAACGGCGCGGCGTCGGCCTTCCTGGACTCCGCGTCCCTCAATGACCTGCTGCCCTCCGACGTGGAGAAGCGCGAGGTGGAGCTGGCCGCGCTGCGCGAGGCCTTCCAGGGGTTGGAGGAGCTGCCCGCGGAGCTTCGCGAGGACGCGCGGCTTCAGGCGTTCCAGCGGATGCTGGAGGCGAAGCCGTATGGCCTGGACGCGCTGCCGGTGGAGGTGCGCCGCCGCTTCGAGGCCACGGACGGGAAGGGCACCTTCCTCCTGCTGTTCCCCTCCGTCTCCAACTCCGACACGGAGGAGCTGCGGCGCTGGGCCACGCAGATTGACCAGGTGGTGGAGGCAGTGGAGGCGCGCGGCATCGACCTGGCGGTGCTGGACAGCAACCGCATCGCCGCCCGCATCTTCGCGCTGGTGAGCGCGGACGGCCCGCTCATCCTGTGGTCCGCCGCCGCGGTGGTGTTCGTCGTCATCCTCATCAGCCTGCGCAGCTTCAAGCGGGCGCTGCTCGTCACCGGGCCGCTGTTCCTGGGCATGACGTGCCTGGCGGGCGGCATGTACCTCTTCGACGTCCAGCTCAACTTCATCAACGCCGTGGTGCTGCCCAACCTGCTGGCCATCGCCGTGGACAACTCGGTGCACCTCTTCCACCGGTACGAGGAGGAGGGGCCCGGCTCGCTCGGCAAGGTGGTGCGGCACACGGGGCTGGCGGCCGTGGTGGCCACGCTGTCCAACGCGGCCGGGTATGGCGCGCTGCTGGTGGCCAACCACCAGGGTCTGCGCAGCATCGGTCAGATTGCGCTGCTGGGGGTCATGTGCACCTTTCTCGGGACCACGGTCTTCTTCCCCGCGCTGCTCGCCTTGCTGGAACGATGGAAGGGCGGCAAGGATGCGGGGGCGGGGGAGGGGGCGGTTGTGCAGAGCCTGGAGCTCGGCGATTCCGGCGCGCGGGCCGCGCCGCCGGGGGAGCGTAAGTCGGCGTGA
- a CDS encoding phosphatase PAP2 family protein encodes MRVQLTTVDLIIVVSCALASLLLLGPGHWAPDSLRCAGLFAVMGVGPLVLRTLAASFPGRRWLHVLADWWLLPTAVLSHGWLAPVVDTINPLLKDAQLVAADQRLFGVQAAVVLSRVVPGWLNDLLLVCYYGHFVWALVMGLVLYRRPGGAEYDEYLTALGLLFFLNYAAYALVPAVGPRYFLVGAFDGPLQGTLTPLLDSLMRKPLFARDCFPSGHTGATLLVLYYAWRFSRRVFWVMLLPGLGLIAATLVGRFHYATDLLCAVPLVMVVTGLAMGVSRAARQREVVKDARSVPVDAIVRP; translated from the coding sequence GTGCGCGTCCAGCTCACCACGGTGGACCTCATCATCGTGGTGTCCTGCGCGCTGGCGTCGCTGCTGCTGTTGGGGCCGGGACACTGGGCGCCTGATTCGCTGCGCTGTGCGGGGCTGTTCGCGGTGATGGGCGTGGGGCCGCTCGTCCTGCGGACGCTGGCCGCCTCGTTCCCCGGGCGCCGGTGGCTCCATGTGCTCGCGGACTGGTGGCTGCTGCCCACGGCGGTGCTGTCGCACGGCTGGCTGGCCCCCGTGGTGGACACCATCAACCCGCTCCTCAAGGACGCGCAGTTGGTGGCGGCGGACCAGCGGCTCTTCGGCGTGCAGGCGGCGGTGGTGCTGTCGCGCGTCGTCCCCGGCTGGCTCAACGACCTCCTGCTGGTCTGCTACTACGGCCACTTCGTGTGGGCGCTGGTGATGGGGCTGGTGCTCTACCGGCGCCCGGGCGGCGCGGAGTACGACGAATACCTCACCGCGCTGGGGTTGCTCTTCTTCCTCAACTACGCGGCCTACGCGCTGGTGCCGGCGGTGGGGCCCCGCTACTTCCTGGTGGGCGCGTTCGATGGGCCGCTCCAGGGGACGCTGACGCCGCTGCTGGACTCGCTGATGCGCAAGCCGCTGTTCGCGCGGGACTGCTTCCCGTCGGGGCACACCGGCGCCACGCTGCTGGTGCTGTACTACGCGTGGCGCTTCTCCCGCCGCGTCTTCTGGGTGATGTTGCTGCCGGGCCTGGGGCTCATCGCCGCCACGCTGGTGGGGCGCTTCCACTACGCCACGGACCTGCTCTGCGCGGTGCCGCTGGTGATGGTGGTGACGGGGCTGGCCATGGGCGTGTCCCGGGCGGCCCGGCAGCGCGAGGTGGTGAAGGACGCGCGTTCCGTCCCGGTGGACGCTATCGTCAGGCCCTGA
- a CDS encoding aminotransferase class I/II-fold pyridoxal phosphate-dependent enzyme yields MSRPVAAQRVTRFATTVFSEFSALAARHGAVNLGQGFPDFDGPDAIKEAARRAIRDGGNQYAMGAGARELRVAIAEHSARFYGQTVDPDTMVTVTSGATEAILDTLLGLVDPGDEVVAFEPFYDSYDANIAFVGATARFVPLRPPDAGHARWWFDRDEVRAAFGPRTRLLILNTPHNPTGKVFTREELGFLAELCAEFDVKVLSDEVYEHIVFEPARHLRPATLPGLAERTVTVSSGGKTFSLTGWKVGWVIAPPALRDAVQRAHQFVTFATAAPLQAAMAEALRLPDAYFAELASSYAAKRGRLLTGLREAGLTPFAPEGSYFILADITRQGFADDVAFCRHLVSEVGVAAIPPSVFYSPEHRPLGQGLARFAFCKTEAVLDEAVRRLRAGLTPR; encoded by the coding sequence ATGTCCAGGCCCGTGGCCGCGCAGCGAGTCACCCGGTTCGCCACCACCGTCTTCTCCGAGTTCAGCGCCCTGGCCGCCCGCCACGGCGCCGTCAATCTGGGCCAGGGCTTCCCGGACTTCGACGGTCCGGACGCCATCAAGGAGGCGGCGCGGCGCGCCATCCGCGACGGGGGCAACCAGTACGCCATGGGCGCGGGGGCCCGGGAGCTGCGCGTGGCCATCGCCGAGCACTCGGCGCGCTTCTACGGCCAGACGGTGGACCCGGACACCATGGTGACGGTGACGAGCGGCGCCACCGAGGCCATCCTCGACACCCTGCTGGGGCTGGTGGACCCGGGCGACGAGGTGGTGGCCTTCGAGCCCTTCTACGACTCCTACGACGCCAACATCGCCTTCGTGGGGGCCACCGCGCGCTTCGTGCCGCTGCGCCCGCCAGACGCCGGGCACGCGCGGTGGTGGTTCGACCGGGACGAGGTCCGCGCCGCCTTTGGCCCGCGCACCCGGCTGCTCATCCTCAACACGCCGCACAACCCGACGGGGAAGGTGTTCACCCGCGAGGAGCTGGGCTTCCTGGCGGAGCTGTGCGCCGAGTTCGACGTGAAGGTGCTCTCCGACGAGGTGTACGAGCACATCGTCTTCGAGCCCGCGCGCCACCTGCGCCCGGCCACGCTGCCCGGGCTGGCCGAGCGCACGGTGACGGTGAGCAGCGGCGGCAAGACGTTCAGCCTCACGGGGTGGAAGGTGGGCTGGGTCATCGCGCCGCCGGCGCTGCGGGACGCGGTGCAGCGGGCCCACCAGTTCGTCACCTTCGCCACCGCGGCGCCGCTCCAGGCGGCCATGGCGGAGGCGCTGCGGCTGCCGGACGCGTACTTCGCGGAGCTGGCGTCGTCCTACGCGGCGAAGCGGGGGCGGCTGCTCACCGGGCTGCGTGAGGCGGGGCTGACGCCCTTCGCGCCGGAGGGCAGCTACTTCATCCTCGCGGACATCACGCGCCAGGGCTTCGCGGATGACGTGGCCTTCTGCCGGCACCTGGTGTCCGAGGTGGGCGTGGCGGCCATTCCGCCCAGTGTCTTCTACAGCCCCGAGCACCGCCCCCTGGGGCAGGGGCTGGCCCGCTTCGCGTTCTGCAAGACGGAGGCGGTGCTGGATGAGGCCGTGCGCCGGCTGCGCGCGGGCCTGACGCCGCGATGA
- a CDS encoding class I SAM-dependent methyltransferase, with protein MSFFGELYLRSTLPFLSEAVTAREVAYLGRAFAGLAGSAPVVDLGCGHGRHAARLNTEGPLAGRVIGLELDALSLSLRRPGFPAVQGDLRALPFREASLAGAYAWYSTLAAFTDAEHVHILREVARAVRPGGRWVFQTVPYERLAASPRAAFRETLPDGSVLEEESRFDASTGRDEGQRTLTFPEGRCLRASYSLRYYPLADWVRLLESTGFSVVWVHGGLAGEPLDAQSTDLIVGAERRHG; from the coding sequence ATGAGCTTCTTCGGGGAGCTCTACCTGCGCAGCACGCTGCCGTTCCTGTCGGAGGCCGTCACCGCGCGCGAGGTGGCGTACCTGGGCCGGGCCTTCGCGGGCCTGGCAGGCTCGGCCCCGGTGGTGGACCTGGGGTGTGGCCATGGACGTCACGCGGCCCGGTTGAACACGGAGGGCCCCCTGGCGGGGCGCGTCATCGGCCTGGAGTTGGACGCGCTGTCCCTGTCCCTGCGGCGCCCGGGCTTCCCGGCGGTCCAGGGGGACTTGCGGGCCCTGCCGTTCCGCGAGGCGTCACTCGCCGGGGCCTACGCGTGGTACTCGACGCTGGCCGCCTTCACGGACGCGGAGCACGTGCACATCCTCCGCGAGGTCGCGCGCGCGGTGCGGCCAGGAGGACGGTGGGTGTTCCAGACGGTGCCGTATGAGCGGCTGGCGGCGTCGCCCCGGGCGGCCTTCCGCGAGACGCTGCCGGACGGAAGCGTCCTGGAGGAGGAGAGCCGCTTCGACGCCTCGACAGGGAGGGACGAGGGACAGCGGACGCTGACCTTCCCGGAGGGGCGCTGCCTGCGCGCGTCATATTCCCTTCGTTACTATCCCCTTGCGGATTGGGTGCGGCTGTTGGAAAGCACCGGCTTTTCCGTCGTCTGGGTGCACGGTGGCTTGGCGGGCGAGCCGCTGGACGCCCAGTCAACCGACCTGATTGTGGGAGCGGAGCGTCGCCATGGCTGA
- a CDS encoding hydroxymethylglutaryl-CoA lyase, whose translation MAELKEHSRARLGWLGQLPKKVDVYEVGPRDGLQNELRTLPTRDKARLVNALVAAGEKRIEVTSFVSPKWIPQLADAEELLRLVGRREGVVFSALVPNLKGLERAKDAGLEEAAVFISASEAHSKKNINKSIAEAIVGAREVTAAALQAGMRVRGYLSTVWGCPYEGDVPVERVVDICRQLVDAGIYQLSLGDTIGIGTPRQTEVLLEALLKHLPVEKLALHLHDTRGTALANALVGLSAGVTTFDASIGGLGGCPYAPGAAGNLATEDAVFMLHGMGVDTGINLDRLVEAGEIAQELIGRKLAGKYLQAALGEREKKAARRAQT comes from the coding sequence ATGGCTGAGCTGAAGGAACACTCCAGGGCGAGGTTGGGCTGGCTGGGTCAGTTGCCCAAGAAGGTCGATGTCTACGAGGTCGGCCCCCGGGATGGCTTGCAGAACGAGCTGCGCACCCTGCCCACGCGGGACAAGGCGCGCCTCGTCAACGCGCTGGTGGCCGCGGGCGAGAAGCGCATCGAGGTGACGTCGTTCGTGTCACCCAAGTGGATTCCCCAGCTCGCGGACGCGGAGGAGCTGCTGCGCCTGGTGGGCCGCCGCGAGGGCGTGGTGTTCTCCGCGCTGGTGCCCAACCTCAAGGGCCTGGAGCGCGCGAAGGACGCGGGCCTGGAGGAGGCCGCCGTCTTCATCTCCGCGTCCGAGGCGCACTCGAAGAAGAACATCAACAAGAGCATCGCCGAGGCCATCGTCGGCGCGCGCGAGGTGACGGCCGCGGCGCTCCAGGCGGGCATGCGGGTGCGGGGCTACCTGTCCACCGTGTGGGGCTGCCCCTACGAGGGGGACGTCCCGGTGGAGCGCGTGGTGGACATCTGCCGCCAGCTCGTGGACGCGGGCATCTACCAGCTCAGCCTGGGGGACACGATTGGCATTGGCACGCCGCGCCAGACGGAGGTGCTCCTGGAGGCGCTGCTGAAGCACCTCCCCGTGGAGAAGCTGGCGCTGCACCTGCATGACACGCGCGGCACCGCGCTGGCCAACGCGCTGGTGGGCCTGTCCGCGGGCGTGACGACGTTCGACGCGAGCATCGGCGGCCTGGGCGGGTGTCCCTACGCCCCGGGAGCGGCGGGGAACCTGGCCACGGAGGACGCCGTCTTCATGCTCCACGGCATGGGCGTGGACACCGGCATCAACCTGGACCGGCTGGTGGAGGCCGGGGAGATTGCCCAGGAGCTGATCGGCCGGAAGCTGGCGGGCAAGTACCTGCAGGCCGCGCTCGGCGAGCGGGAGAAGAAGGCCGCCCGCCGCGCGCAGACGTGA